Proteins from a genomic interval of Geoanaerobacter pelophilus:
- a CDS encoding chemotaxis protein CheW: MSIAGITETMQCLTFKLGEEVFAVNVAKVREILDFTTVTKVPQTPDFMRGVINLRGSVVPVVDMRLKFGMSATEKTVNTCIIVMEIVLDGDTSIVGALADSVQEVLELEQEQIEPAPRIGTKLNTEFLVGMGKHNETFIMILNIDKVFTFDEIESMQGGGNQAAA; the protein is encoded by the coding sequence ATGAGCATAGCCGGGATAACAGAAACCATGCAGTGTCTCACCTTCAAACTGGGCGAAGAAGTATTTGCAGTCAACGTCGCCAAAGTAAGAGAGATCCTGGATTTTACCACTGTCACCAAAGTACCGCAGACGCCCGACTTCATGCGGGGTGTTATCAATCTCCGGGGTAGCGTTGTGCCGGTAGTCGACATGCGGTTGAAATTCGGGATGAGCGCCACGGAAAAGACCGTGAACACCTGCATCATCGTCATGGAGATCGTTCTTGACGGCGACACCTCCATAGTCGGAGCCCTGGCAGATTCAGTGCAGGAAGTGCTGGAGCTGGAGCAGGAGCAGATCGAGCCGGCGCCGCGGATCGGGACCAAGCTCAACACCGAGTTTCTGGTAGGGATGGGCAAGCACAACGAGACCTTCATCATGATCCTCAATATCGACAAGGTCTTCACCTTTGACGAGATCGAATCGATGCAGGGCGGAGGCAACCAGGCTGCTGCCTAG